The Mesorhizobium sp. NBSH29 genome has a segment encoding these proteins:
- a CDS encoding bifunctional folylpolyglutamate synthase/dihydrofolate synthase yields MTTVSAADREIERLLTHHPKGFDLSLDRISRLLAKLDNPQDRVPPVIHIAGTNGKGSAAAFSRALIEASGLTVHVHTSPHLVNWHERFRIGAPGSGRLVDDEVLAETVAQVAEANCGEHITVFEILTAVTFVLFSRYPADAAIIEVGLGGRFDATNVIKRPAVSVVMPISLDHEAYLGDRVELIAAEKAGIFKPGVPAIIGAQETETAQEVLIDTAVRLGCPHLVYGQDFLAYEENGRMIYQDEDGLMDLTPPKLPGRHQFANAAAAIAAVKAAGFPLTQHAVNRAMSTVDWPGRMQRLPKGTLSDLAPEGSEVWIDGGHNPGAGLVVAEALAEQEERFPRPLFLICGMLNTKDQTGYFRAFEGMARHVYTVPVNSSDAGVPNAELAIRAQDAGISAEPVGSVANALSLLRHTWDHGEAAPRILIGGSLYLAGEVLELNGTAPS; encoded by the coding sequence ATGACGACTGTTTCCGCAGCCGATCGCGAGATCGAGCGTCTCCTGACGCATCATCCAAAAGGTTTCGACCTTTCGCTAGATCGCATTTCCCGGCTTCTCGCAAAGCTCGACAACCCGCAGGATCGAGTGCCACCCGTGATCCACATTGCCGGGACAAACGGCAAGGGCTCAGCCGCCGCGTTTTCTCGCGCGCTAATTGAGGCTTCTGGCCTCACCGTGCATGTCCATACCTCACCTCACCTGGTCAACTGGCACGAGCGCTTTCGTATCGGTGCGCCTGGAAGCGGGCGTCTGGTTGATGACGAGGTGCTGGCCGAAACGGTTGCACAGGTGGCTGAAGCCAATTGCGGCGAGCACATCACAGTGTTCGAAATTCTCACCGCAGTGACTTTCGTCCTGTTTTCTCGCTACCCAGCCGATGCCGCCATTATCGAAGTCGGGCTTGGCGGGCGGTTTGATGCCACCAATGTGATCAAGCGGCCTGCGGTATCCGTCGTGATGCCTATTTCACTCGACCACGAAGCCTATCTCGGCGACCGCGTGGAACTGATTGCGGCTGAAAAGGCTGGCATTTTCAAGCCAGGCGTGCCGGCTATCATTGGTGCTCAAGAAACTGAAACGGCTCAGGAAGTGCTGATCGACACGGCAGTGCGTCTTGGCTGTCCGCATCTGGTGTACGGGCAAGACTTCCTTGCCTATGAAGAAAATGGTCGGATGATCTACCAGGATGAAGATGGTTTGATGGATCTCACACCGCCAAAACTCCCAGGTCGCCATCAATTTGCGAATGCCGCGGCGGCCATTGCTGCGGTGAAGGCTGCGGGCTTTCCGCTTACTCAACACGCTGTCAACCGCGCGATGTCCACGGTCGACTGGCCAGGCCGGATGCAAAGACTACCCAAAGGTACGCTGTCTGACCTCGCACCGGAAGGTTCCGAGGTATGGATCGATGGCGGACACAATCCCGGCGCTGGGCTTGTTGTGGCTGAAGCGCTTGCCGAGCAGGAAGAACGGTTCCCCAGGCCGCTATTTCTCATTTGCGGCATGCTGAACACCAAAGACCAGACTGGCTATTTCCGTGCGTTCGAAGGCATGGCACGGCACGTCTACACCGTCCCGGTTAATTCCAGTGACGCGGGCGTGCCAAACGCCGAGCTTGCGATCCGCGCGCAGGATGCAGGTATTTCGGCGGAACCGGTAGGCTCGGTTGCCAATGCGCTTTCCCTGCTTCGGCATACCTGGGATCACGGCGAGGCTGCTCCGCGCATCCTGATAGGGGGATCACTCTATCTTGCCGGAGAAGTGCTCGAACTTAATGGCACCGCGCCATCCTGA